A genomic segment from Oncorhynchus clarkii lewisi isolate Uvic-CL-2024 chromosome 12, UVic_Ocla_1.0, whole genome shotgun sequence encodes:
- the LOC139422643 gene encoding transmembrane protein 267, with the protein MRGYHSKLDSSSSAGGTGGSMPLSLAVETEKAQALLQTFSSASLLASTALGAFCVLADHVMQLTLLQQHLWLRAVLDNTVHCLIGLWSWAIVIGLKKKSDFYEVILAGILASVIDLDHFYMAGSLSLKAATSLPNRPPLHCSSLIPVLCFSLRLVLWLGRLKDSWCSLPWLLFISLASHHIRDGVRHGLWVCPFGNTAPISYWLYVSITATLPHLCSVLMYLTGTRDVISTKHGIAIDI; encoded by the exons ATGCGAGGGTATCACTCCAAGCTGGACTCATCCTCCTCTGCTGGGGGTACGGGTGGCTCCATGCCCCTGAGCCTGGCCGTGGAGACGGAGAAAGCCCAGGCATTGCTCCAGACCTTCTCCTCTGCCTCCCTACTGGCCAGCACTGCGCTGGGGGCCTTCTGTGTGCTGGCTGACCACGTCATGCAGCTGACCCTACTCCAACAGCACCTGTGGCTGCGGGCAGTGCTAGACAACACCGTCCATTGTCTGATAGGCCTCTGGTCCTGGGCTATCGTCATTGGCCTCAAGAAGAAGAGTGACTTCTATGAAGTTATCTTAGCAGGGATACTGGCCTCTGTTATAGACCTGGATCACTTCTATATGGCTGGCTCTCTGTCGCTCAAA GCAGCCACCAGCCTGCCCAACCGCCCCCCCCTCCACTGCTCCTCTCTAATCCCtgtcctctgcttctctctgagGCTGGTGCTGTGGCTGGGCAGGCTAAAGGACTCGTGGTGTTCTCTGCCCTGGCTGCTGTTTATCTCCCTGGCCTCACACCACATCCGAGACGGGGTCCGCCATGGCCTGTGGGTGTGTCCGTTCGGCAACACGGCCCCCATCTCCTATTGGCTGTATGTGAGCATCACAGCCACCCTGCCACACCTGTGCTCTGTGCTCATGTACCTGACAGGAACTCGAGACGTGATCTCCACCAAGCACGGCATCGCCATTGACATCTGA